The segment AAATGTAATTTTCCTAACGTGGATTGTTCGTCATTGTATATACAGGAATAGCAGGAATAGATAGGTATGTAAACTTGTTGAATGAGGGAATTGATGTTTCAACTTGAGAGGACAATTATTTTAGCCCAATTGATGGAGTTGCATATATAGACCATTGAAATATAACCGTTAAAGATATAGTCATTACAAATATAgctattataaatatatagttAGTTAACTAGAAATTACTAAAATACAGAAGAGTAAAACACGGAAGGTAGAATATAGATAGTCTATTGAAGTGCAAAGAGATATAAAATGTGAATCTTTTTAAAGGACACTATATAGAGATATAGAGAACGCAATTTGACTGCTCACCAGGAGATGCTCTTTTAAGTTGGAACAAACATATCACTCTTCTTGGTAAAGTTAACTGAAGGTCTTGAAGCCTCTGAATTTGTACGAACCTCTGAAAGCAAACGTAATCAATTAGAACATCCACACGATCGATGAACAAAAACCGAAACGGTCTCCAACTTGTCAGCAACATATTAGCATTCTGCTTCTGCAAGAATTGAACCTCAGAAAATCTCAAATCAAAAGTTCAAGCAAGCACTAAGCTAGTGGGGTATTATTTGATTGTTGCAAACAAAGAACAACAGTTCAGTATACTAGtttacaaaaacaaaaaaaaacactctTCTTGCATGGAAGCAAAGAATTCTGCTAGAAAATTACATCTCTCTACAGGGTGGGCTGCTCACCGATTCTTAACATTTGGGCAGGTTTATCTATAATTCTATCAACAACGCAATTATCCTTCGCATTAGCACTGCTGCCACAATCTCCGAGCTCCGGCCTTGAACAAGAATAGCTCGCCACCTCCGGTGATGCCACGACAAAGATCTCGGCGATGCCGTGGCCCCAATTCACCAGCATTGCCCTATTGGGAATAAGGAATGGCAATGTTTCCTCCGGAGATCTTGGATTCTTGGTCCTGTTCGTCCGGCGGTTCTACAAGATCCGGATAGGGTGGGTGGAGCAGAACGCGTCCGGCGgcccgccggcggcgatgcGGAAGTGCCAGAGACGGCCCTTGGCGGCCACGAGGTTGTCCTCGCAGAGGTACTCCCACGTGTACCACTGCTCCACCGTGCGGTCCACGTCGTGCACCGCCACGTCCACCTCACCGCCGCCATCCCGCgctgccgcagccgccgccgcgcgcgccaGTGCCGCGGCCGTGTATATGGTCCCCATCCGGCCGGGCTCCCCGGGCGCCGCCCCGCTGGGCCCATCGACGACGATCACGTCCCACCGCGCGTCGAGCACCTCCCGCGGAAGAGACGTCAGCGCCAGCGGGCACCCGGACTTGCGCACCGTCCCCGTCGGCCGCCGGCACGCCGGGCTCCCTCGCGCGCGCCGCAGTAGCGGCCACGCCTCCCGCGCCGCGTCGCGGTACCTCGCCCGGTGGACGGCCACCGCAGGGGCGGCCCCGGCGCCGCTGCCGGAGAGGAGCACGCGGCTCGCGCCGTCGGCGTCCTCGGCGCTGTCGGTGACGAAGGTGgtggccgcgccggcgccggggccgGAGTTGAGCGCGGCGAGCGCGAGGAGCTGCGGGGAGAGGCCGAACACGAGGAGCCTGCACGGCGCCCGCGCGGCGACGAGGGAGCGGAGCAGCACGAGCTCCTTGGCCGCGAGCACGCTCCTGCCGGTCCCGttccctcccccgccgccgtccCACGCCGAGCCGTGCGAGTGCGCGGatgacgaggaggcggcggacgaggaggagctggtgagcagcagcagcttgatGAAGGAGAGCGTGGAGAAGACAATGAGGATGATGGTCAGCAGCTGCTTCGGCGGCATCATCCTGctccctccaccgccgccgccgctgctcgaGTGAATCTGGTGACTTCTTGCTctgctcttctcctcctcctccctctctggTGCTCTACTGACTTCTTGATCTCGTCATCTTCCCCATTGCCCACCGATTCCTGCTCTCAGATGTcagatctcctcctcctctgcgctGCCGGGATCTTGTCCTCGGTTCTTCGATGGGGTTGCTTGTGACGTGGCCTTGGTCCTGCAGCTTGACGCTCTTGCCCTTTTGCTCCCTCTGCCCTGTGCTCCGTTGCTTGCCTTGTCCTCTGCTGGACGGTGGGTGTTGACTTCCTTCCCTCTTGTGCTGCGGGTGTTTGCTGATGTTTCAGTGTCACCTTCCCGATCGAGGCTGGTAAGGTGTCGGTCGTTGAGATCATGGGATGGAGGGCAAGTTCAGCTGCTGCAATCACTTTCTGATTCTCCActgatttttctttctcttgaaTTTTTGCTTGGCTTTGAAGAGATATTTTGTGTTTTCGGATGGATGGATCTGTCAAGTTGCTGTAGAGGAGGTAGTGTGCTTTGCCAAACTGCAGCGACTTGTCATCGCCCATCACTCAATCAGCTTCCCGTCTCGACAATTGTCATGGGCTTGGCTTTTGCAGAAATGACGCGCCGAACATTTGCATctctttttattaaaaaatacaaattttcAGTGTTGAAGGTTCGTTGAAGTGAAATTGTCGACAACTATCCGACGGAAATACCTAATTTTGCTGGAtgatttttttggggggggggggggggtgttatataatgaaaaaaaaataagtgtTGGAGCTTATGTAGTGTCATGGTAGGATAAAAAAGAGTTTCCATCGAAGGCCACTTTCATCCCTCACTAAACAAATTGCAAATTGTTTACCCAAGTCCTGACCATGTGTATTTTGGTTTAGAAGTATCCAAGTGCATCCCGGGATCCAGAACTTTTCGGAATAGCACCCGCTCCCACCTCGGTGAGGTATAAATTAAGGATTCTAAAACTAATAGGTTCAAAATCAATCAGATAAATATGTTTAGATGATACACTATGATATTATTATAGCTATCCCAGTATTATAACTACCACGTGGTATATAAATAGGTGAAATAGCCAAAATAACTCTCTATGTATATGATTGTAACACAATATCTAAAGGGCAGACTGATAATTTTCTCTGTCCTTTCTATCTATAAATAAGCTCTCAAAGAGTAGGGGAGGCAGGCCCCAAAGGTTTTTCCCATTACACTGACTTTGTTTTTCTCTCGTTATCTCCTTTTAGCTCACTGCtcatcttcaagcttgagcctcctcttatAAGCGAGACTTTTGCCGTATCTGTTCGAGGCACGTTCTCGTGTGCCAACAGTGTATCGTCTGTGGGGTTTTCGACGCAAGAAGCCATCATAGGAGAGAAATTGAGAGCATGCTAAGCAACCACAATTGAAAAATCTAACA is part of the Phragmites australis chromosome 12, lpPhrAust1.1, whole genome shotgun sequence genome and harbors:
- the LOC133887523 gene encoding arabinogalactan O-methyltransferase 2-like: MMPPKQLLTIILIVFSTLSFIKLLLLTSSSSSAASSSSAHSHGSAWDGGGGGNGTGRSVLAAKELVLLRSLVAARAPCRLLVFGLSPQLLALAALNSGPGAGAATTFVTDSAEDADGASRVLLSGSGAGAAPAVAVHRARYRDAAREAWPLLRRARGSPACRRPTGTVRKSGCPLALTSLPREVLDARWDVIVVDGPSGAAPGEPGRMGTIYTAAALARAAAAAAARDGGGEVDVAVHDVDRTVEQWYTWEYLCEDNLVAAKGRLWHFRIAAGGPPDAFCSTHPIRIL